In one Mucilaginibacter sp. PAMB04168 genomic region, the following are encoded:
- a CDS encoding DHA2 family efflux MFS transporter permease subunit produces the protein MATAAQPANSLVEYGARRVIITVTAVFCALLEIIDTTIVNVALNDMRGNLGATLNEISWVITAYSLANVIIVPMTSWLSQQFGRRNYFAASVILFTVCSFLCGNATNIWELVLFRFLQGIGGGALLVTSQTIITESWPVEKRAMAQAIYTLGVIVGPTLGPPLGGYIVDNFSWPFIFYINIPVGIIAAILTLQYVRSPKYDEKRPASEVDWWGIGLLTVGISSLQYVLEKGQEEDWYSSEAITILTVTAVFGILLFIWRELSYKYPIVELRVLKDNNLRIGVILSFVMGFGLFGSTFIIPLYTQSLLGWTAQQSGMLQLPSTLFVAFMMPVVAQLIQRGVPQKYLIAIGMAIFFIYSYMSYLIITPYTSSADFFWPLIVRGFGLGLLSVPVSTMSLSTLKGKEIGQGAAFSGMMRQLGGSFGVAVISTFVSRQTQVHRSSLISHLGVNSLDVQQRLSQMAGGFRTRGADSITAHRMALTAMDGSVNKQATLLSYMDVFLWVGIMFLVFVPVVLLFVKTAKSKVSLADAAH, from the coding sequence ATGGCAACAGCGGCACAACCTGCAAACTCATTAGTTGAATATGGAGCCAGGCGCGTTATCATTACCGTTACCGCGGTATTTTGCGCGCTGCTCGAGATTATAGACACCACTATTGTGAACGTAGCGCTTAACGATATGCGCGGCAATTTGGGTGCTACTTTAAACGAAATAAGCTGGGTGATTACCGCCTACTCGCTGGCCAACGTAATCATCGTACCCATGACCAGTTGGCTATCACAGCAGTTTGGCCGGCGCAACTACTTTGCTGCATCGGTTATACTTTTTACAGTATGCTCATTTTTGTGTGGTAACGCCACTAATATTTGGGAGCTAGTATTGTTTAGATTTTTGCAGGGCATAGGCGGCGGTGCACTGCTGGTAACATCGCAAACCATCATAACCGAGAGCTGGCCAGTTGAAAAGCGGGCGATGGCACAAGCCATTTACACACTAGGGGTTATAGTTGGCCCCACACTTGGCCCGCCGCTGGGTGGTTACATAGTTGATAATTTTTCATGGCCATTTATATTCTACATAAACATCCCGGTTGGTATAATTGCCGCTATACTTACCCTGCAGTATGTGCGTAGCCCAAAGTATGATGAAAAGAGGCCGGCCAGTGAGGTAGACTGGTGGGGCATAGGCCTGCTTACAGTAGGTATTTCTTCATTACAATATGTTTTAGAAAAAGGCCAGGAGGAAGATTGGTATAGTAGCGAGGCAATAACTATTTTAACGGTAACAGCAGTATTTGGTATTTTACTGTTTATATGGCGTGAGTTGAGCTATAAGTACCCAATAGTAGAGCTGCGGGTTTTAAAAGATAACAACCTCCGGATAGGTGTTATACTCTCATTTGTTATGGGTTTCGGTTTGTTCGGGTCCACCTTTATTATTCCCTTGTATACGCAATCCTTGTTAGGGTGGACAGCCCAGCAATCAGGTATGCTGCAATTGCCAAGTACTTTGTTTGTGGCATTTATGATGCCGGTTGTAGCACAATTAATTCAGCGTGGAGTGCCTCAAAAATATCTGATTGCTATAGGTATGGCAATCTTTTTTATCTACAGCTATATGTCATACCTCATCATCACGCCATATACCAGCAGTGCCGATTTTTTTTGGCCACTTATTGTACGTGGTTTTGGGCTGGGCTTGTTATCGGTGCCGGTGAGTACTATGTCTTTATCCACGTTAAAGGGTAAAGAAATAGGGCAAGGGGCTGCGTTTTCGGGCATGATGCGCCAATTGGGCGGCTCATTTGGAGTGGCCGTTATCTCTACTTTTGTATCGCGGCAAACGCAGGTTCATCGTAGTAGTTTAATAAGTCACCTTGGCGTGAATAGCCTTGATGTGCAGCAGCGGTTATCGCAAATGGCCGGCGGTTTCAGAACTAGAGGTGCAGATAGCATTACAGCGCACCGAATGGCATTAACAGCTATGGACGGCTCGGTAAACAAGCAAGCAACCTTACTATCTTACATGGACGTTTTTTTATGGGTGGGCATAATGTTCCTGGTTTTTGTGCCTGTTGTACTGCTTTTTGTTAAAACGGCCAAAAGTAAAGTAAGCCTGGCCGACGCAGCCCACTAA
- a CDS encoding MarR family transcriptional regulator, translated as MHELRNYIRQHIQLKIKENNISITFEMLEVMSVLWKKDGINQQELADVTLRDKSSMTYLIDNLVKRQMVKRMEDENDRRNKLIYLTEQGNALKEQLHPWVAEVYEKATLAIDVEALQQSVVLLNQMIGNLKTD; from the coding sequence ATGCACGAGCTGAGAAACTATATTCGCCAGCATATACAGCTCAAAATAAAGGAGAATAATATAAGCATCACTTTTGAGATGCTTGAGGTAATGTCGGTGCTTTGGAAAAAGGACGGTATTAACCAGCAGGAGTTAGCCGATGTAACCTTAAGAGATAAATCGAGCATGACCTATTTGATTGATAATTTGGTTAAGCGCCAAATGGTTAAACGGATGGAAGACGAAAATGATCGTCGTAACAAGTTGATTTATTTAACCGAGCAAGGCAACGCTTTAAAGGAACAGTTACACCCATGGGTGGCCGAAGTTTATGAAAAGGCTACGCTAGCCATTGATGTAGAAGCTTTACAACAAAGTGTTGTTCTGTTAAATCAAATGATCGGTAATTTAAAAACCGATTAG
- a CDS encoding nuclear transport factor 2 family protein, whose translation MKTTLKTIVLGLALLVVTSVVKADEPVAAKLTKNHAITTYVNAMTQGKNAGLKDVIDQTAKFSTLRGKQVVSFDKADMLKFADQNKDIQQACTTTTTEVETNADMSVVKVDMKYENFTRTNYVTMANTGDGWKITNVYSVFK comes from the coding sequence ATGAAAACCACCTTAAAAACAATTGTATTAGGCTTAGCCTTATTAGTAGTTACCAGCGTAGTAAAAGCTGACGAACCAGTAGCTGCAAAACTTACAAAAAACCACGCCATTACTACTTACGTTAATGCCATGACTCAAGGAAAAAACGCTGGCTTAAAAGACGTAATTGACCAAACTGCAAAATTCAGCACGCTGCGCGGCAAACAAGTAGTAAGTTTTGACAAAGCCGACATGCTTAAATTTGCCGATCAGAACAAAGATATCCAACAAGCCTGTACCACCACCACTACTGAAGTAGAAACCAATGCTGACATGAGCGTTGTAAAAGTAGACATGAAATATGAAAACTTTACCCGTACTAATTATGTAACCATGGCCAACACCGGTGATGGCTGGAAAATTACCAACGTGTACTCAGTATTCAAATAA
- a CDS encoding YdeI/OmpD-associated family protein — protein MVIFTAIILKFDDQGEKTGWTYIDVPADIAQQIKPDNKKSFRVRGQLDSFPIAGVALMPMGNGNFILTLNAGMRKGIRKSKGAMLQVRLEEDVDFKLIVPEDLQECLADDPDALAYFNSLLESHRRYFVNWLNSAKTEPTRTKRIIQICNAMANHMDYMQMIRAGRKEIY, from the coding sequence ATGGTAATCTTTACTGCTATAATTTTAAAATTTGATGATCAGGGCGAAAAAACCGGATGGACTTATATCGATGTACCTGCAGATATTGCGCAACAAATTAAGCCCGACAACAAAAAATCTTTCAGAGTGCGCGGGCAGCTCGATAGTTTCCCTATTGCTGGTGTAGCACTCATGCCCATGGGAAACGGCAACTTTATACTCACCTTAAACGCCGGTATGCGTAAAGGTATTCGTAAAAGCAAAGGGGCAATGCTGCAAGTACGCCTCGAGGAGGATGTTGATTTTAAACTAATAGTACCGGAGGATTTGCAAGAGTGCCTGGCCGATGATCCGGATGCGCTGGCTTATTTTAACAGCCTGCTTGAATCACACCGGCGCTATTTTGTGAACTGGTTAAACAGCGCCAAAACCGAACCTACCCGCACCAAACGCATCATACAAATATGTAACGCCATGGCTAACCATATGGATTATATGCAAATGATAAGAGCAGGGCGAAAAGAAATTTATTGA
- a CDS encoding DNA gyrase/topoisomerase IV subunit A — translation MSDNLDSNEKLHNIIPLDGLYENWFLDYASYVILDRAVPHIYDGLKPVQRRILHSLKEMDDGRFNKAANVIGNTMKYHPHGDASIGDAMVQLGQKNLLIDCQGNWGHPITGDSAAAPRYIEARLSKFALDVVFNPDTTQWQASYDGRNREPITLPVKFPLLLAQGADGIAVGLATKILPHNFVELIDAAIEVLNGNRPNLLPDFPTGGMADASNYNEGQRGGKVRIRAKIMERDKKTLVITEIPFSTNTGGLIDSIISANEKGKIKIKKIEDNTTWDPEIIIHLAPGISPDVTIDALYAFTDCEVSISPNTCVIFDDKPHFMSVNDVLIQSANHTRELLKMELEIRLQELKEKIFFSSLLKIFIQEGMYKHPDYETSGNFDVVVEVLNRLFEPFFPQFYRTILPEDYKRLIDKPMSSITRFDVKKADEQMKALENEIKEVKHHLKHLTDYAIAWFTKLKEKYGKDRGRRTELRTFDRVEAAQVALANVKLYVNREDGFVGAGLKKDEYVCDCSDIDEIIVFRSDGRCIITKVQDKVFVGKDIIHVAVFKKNDERTVYNMIYKDGESGTTFIKRFSVVGVTRDKEYDLTKGTKGTKVLYFSANPNGEAEVVNIQLKPHSKLKKLQFDEDFAAIAIKGRSSIGNQVTKYPVKKILLKSKGVSTLAGRKIWYDDILKRLNVDGRGRYLGEFDGEDKILTILSNGVYELTSFDLNNHFDDKMQIIEKYDPEKVYSVVHYDGKSKNYLVKRFIFENTVIGKQGSFISEENGSKLILISGAAQPVVKVEQLKGKAQVLELVELNLTDLIDVKGMKAMGNRLSAHVVQTVQLIAEHDDAEDVPDPSPASVADTQVLADVTQEKEEPDTNPETAAKIIGLEITNPDDIDLSKGQLGLF, via the coding sequence ATGTCAGATAATTTAGATTCTAACGAAAAGCTTCATAATATCATTCCGCTGGATGGCTTGTACGAGAACTGGTTTCTTGACTATGCTTCTTACGTTATATTAGATCGTGCTGTTCCGCATATATATGATGGTTTAAAGCCAGTACAACGCCGTATACTGCACTCGCTCAAAGAAATGGATGACGGGCGCTTCAATAAAGCAGCAAACGTAATTGGTAACACCATGAAGTATCACCCTCACGGTGATGCTTCTATTGGCGACGCTATGGTACAATTAGGCCAAAAAAATCTGCTTATTGATTGCCAGGGTAACTGGGGCCATCCCATTACCGGCGATTCGGCTGCTGCCCCGCGTTACATTGAGGCGCGGCTTTCCAAGTTTGCGCTCGATGTTGTTTTTAACCCCGATACTACCCAGTGGCAGGCCAGTTATGACGGCCGTAACCGCGAGCCTATTACACTGCCGGTGAAATTTCCGCTATTGCTGGCACAAGGGGCAGATGGTATTGCCGTAGGTTTGGCTACCAAAATTTTACCGCACAACTTTGTTGAGCTGATTGACGCGGCTATTGAGGTACTAAACGGCAACCGCCCTAACCTGTTACCCGATTTCCCGACTGGTGGTATGGCCGATGCCTCCAATTACAACGAAGGGCAACGCGGTGGCAAAGTGCGCATACGCGCCAAAATAATGGAGCGTGATAAAAAGACGCTGGTTATTACCGAAATTCCGTTCAGTACCAATACCGGCGGATTGATCGATAGTATCATCAGCGCTAATGAAAAAGGTAAGATCAAGATCAAAAAGATTGAAGACAATACTACCTGGGACCCGGAGATTATCATTCACCTTGCACCAGGCATATCGCCCGATGTTACTATCGATGCCTTGTACGCTTTTACTGATTGCGAAGTATCCATATCGCCCAATACCTGCGTAATTTTTGACGATAAGCCGCACTTTATGAGTGTGAATGATGTGCTTATTCAAAGTGCCAACCATACACGCGAGTTGCTTAAAATGGAGCTGGAGATACGCTTGCAGGAACTGAAAGAAAAAATATTCTTCAGTTCGCTGCTCAAGATCTTCATTCAGGAAGGCATGTACAAGCACCCCGACTATGAAACATCCGGAAACTTTGATGTAGTAGTAGAGGTTTTGAACCGTTTGTTTGAGCCGTTCTTTCCGCAGTTTTACCGCACCATTTTACCAGAAGATTATAAGCGGCTTATTGATAAGCCGATGAGCAGCATTACCCGCTTTGACGTAAAGAAAGCCGATGAGCAGATGAAGGCGCTCGAGAATGAGATCAAAGAGGTAAAGCATCATCTGAAGCATTTAACTGATTATGCCATTGCCTGGTTTACCAAGCTTAAAGAAAAATATGGTAAAGACCGTGGCCGTAGAACCGAACTACGGACTTTTGACCGGGTAGAAGCCGCACAGGTAGCGCTGGCAAATGTTAAGCTCTACGTAAACCGCGAAGATGGCTTTGTTGGTGCCGGACTGAAAAAGGACGAGTATGTATGCGATTGCTCAGATATAGATGAGATCATTGTATTCCGGTCAGACGGCAGGTGCATCATTACCAAGGTACAGGATAAAGTTTTTGTGGGTAAAGATATTATTCACGTTGCCGTATTTAAAAAGAACGATGAGCGTACCGTATATAACATGATTTATAAGGATGGCGAATCAGGTACTACGTTCATCAAGCGTTTCTCGGTAGTAGGTGTGACTCGCGATAAGGAGTATGATTTAACCAAGGGTACAAAAGGAACAAAAGTGTTATACTTCTCAGCCAATCCTAATGGGGAGGCTGAGGTGGTGAACATACAGCTTAAGCCGCACTCTAAGCTTAAAAAGCTACAGTTCGACGAAGACTTTGCTGCTATAGCAATTAAAGGCCGTAGTTCTATAGGCAACCAGGTTACCAAATATCCGGTTAAAAAGATTCTGTTAAAGAGCAAAGGTGTGTCTACACTGGCCGGGCGCAAAATTTGGTATGATGATATACTGAAACGCCTGAATGTTGATGGCCGGGGCCGTTACCTGGGTGAGTTTGACGGTGAAGATAAAATACTCACTATACTGAGCAACGGCGTGTACGAATTAACCAGCTTTGATCTGAATAACCACTTTGATGACAAAATGCAGATTATCGAAAAGTACGATCCTGAAAAGGTATACTCGGTAGTGCACTATGACGGTAAATCCAAAAATTACCTGGTTAAGCGTTTTATATTCGAAAATACGGTTATTGGTAAGCAAGGCAGCTTCATTAGTGAAGAAAATGGCTCAAAGCTCATCCTTATATCAGGCGCGGCGCAGCCGGTGGTTAAGGTAGAGCAGTTAAAAGGTAAAGCACAGGTGCTTGAGCTGGTAGAATTAAATCTTACTGATTTGATTGATGTAAAAGGCATGAAAGCTATGGGTAACCGTCTTTCGGCGCACGTGGTGCAAACCGTACAGCTGATAGCCGAGCATGACGACGCCGAAGATGTGCCCGACCCTTCACCCGCATCAGTAGCCGACACCCAGGTGCTGGCAGATGTTACGCAGGAAAAGGAGGAGCCGGATACTAATCCTGAAACTGCTGCCAAGATCATAGGCTTAGAAATTACTAATCCAGATGATATAGATTTAAGTAAAGGACAATTAGGATTGTTCTAA
- a CDS encoding aldose 1-epimerase family protein: MITIENEYLKVSITTKGAQLASLYNKATQTEHMWQANADIWPWHAPNLFPVVGGLVNNQLHVDGNSYTLPRHGFARQSEFTVAEADHEHAVLDLTSNHDTLDVYPYHFSFQVLYTLIENALRVTYKVINQDTKTIYFSVGGHPAFNVPFKGKGRYEDYHLEFESTEKLESHLLSADGFFTGETRPIELDGNKLHLTRDLFKDDALVFKDIKSKLITIKSTLHNETLSVEFPYYKHLGIWAKPGADFVCIEPWLGYADAVGEPVDISHKPAIQKLDKGHVFEAPYYISI, translated from the coding sequence ATGATTACTATCGAGAATGAGTATCTTAAGGTATCTATTACCACTAAAGGTGCACAGTTGGCCTCACTGTATAACAAAGCTACCCAAACCGAACATATGTGGCAAGCCAACGCAGATATTTGGCCATGGCATGCCCCTAACCTTTTCCCGGTGGTGGGTGGATTGGTGAACAACCAATTACATGTAGACGGTAATAGTTATACTTTACCCCGGCATGGCTTTGCCCGTCAATCAGAATTTACGGTGGCCGAGGCTGACCATGAACATGCAGTGCTCGACTTGACTTCCAACCATGATACCCTGGATGTATATCCCTATCACTTTTCTTTTCAGGTATTATATACGCTTATCGAGAATGCGCTTCGTGTTACTTACAAAGTAATTAATCAGGATACGAAAACGATCTACTTCTCGGTGGGTGGGCACCCGGCATTTAATGTTCCTTTTAAGGGCAAGGGCCGGTACGAAGATTATCACCTGGAGTTTGAATCTACGGAAAAACTGGAAAGTCACCTATTATCGGCCGACGGCTTCTTTACAGGTGAAACAAGGCCAATTGAATTGGACGGCAATAAGCTGCACTTAACGCGCGACCTGTTCAAAGACGATGCCTTGGTTTTTAAAGATATTAAATCAAAACTGATTACTATCAAATCGACACTTCATAACGAGACCCTGTCTGTGGAGTTTCCATACTATAAGCATTTAGGCATATGGGCTAAGCCCGGGGCAGATTTTGTATGTATAGAACCATGGTTGGGTTACGCTGATGCGGTAGGAGAACCGGTTGATATTAGCCACAAGCCAGCCATCCAAAAGCTGGACAAAGGGCATGTGTTTGAAGCCCCATATTATATTAGTATTTAA
- a CDS encoding bifunctional YncE family protein/alkaline phosphatase family protein, whose protein sequence is MKKLLLLSAGLLLSFWACAQMPGKTATGQVLLPNGWKLSPAGRSLPLGDLPLNIQLSSSGRLLAVTNNGQSTQSIQLIDPKSEKQLAQRKVAKSWYGLAFSDDEKYLYASGGNDNWIYRFDLKNDKLNKPDTLRLGKPWPNKVGPTGMALNKANNKLYVVTKEDSSLYVLNPQTGQIINQLKLAAESYTCLLSADEKTLYISLWGGEKVAIYDTQSQRIIKSIKAGSHPNELLLNKKNTLLYVANANDNSVSVINTQTQKVIETISAALYPTKLTGATTNGLALSADGKTLYIANADNNCLAVFDVTKPGTSQSRGFIPVGWYPTNVKVLGNKLLVANGKGFASMANPNGPQPLSKTDNSGHHIGSINSREQYIGGLFKGTLSMIDRPGPEQLKAYTHQVYANTPFDKQKEVMAAGEAGNPVPRKPGDKSPMKYVFYIIKENRTYDQVLGDMPNGNGDTSLCIFGQKVTPNHHAIASNFVLLDNFYVNAEVSADGHNWSTAAYATDFVEKNWPTSYGNRGGTYDFEGSRQAAYPRDGFIWDYCKRAGISYRTYGEFGEYGKANIKSLRGHVAPHSPGFNMDIKDVLRARLWAQDFDSLLNINAVPRFNTIRISNDHTSGQKKGKYSPTAAVADNDQAIGMILEHLSKSPVWKESVVFILEDDAQNGPDHVDAHRSPAFIAGPYVKRNAVVSQMYSTSGVLRTIELILGLPPMSQYDAAAIPLYECFTAKPDFSSYLKKQASVDLEKRNVAINESSKRSEFFNFAKEDAIPDLELNEVVWKYVKGEKAVMPAPKRSAFVILEAKKKGDDDDD, encoded by the coding sequence TGTTACTGCCCAACGGCTGGAAACTGAGCCCTGCCGGTCGGTCGCTCCCCCTGGGCGATTTGCCACTAAACATCCAACTATCATCATCTGGCCGCTTGCTGGCAGTTACCAATAATGGCCAAAGCACGCAATCCATACAACTTATAGATCCAAAAAGCGAGAAGCAACTGGCCCAGCGTAAAGTGGCTAAATCATGGTATGGCCTGGCTTTTAGTGATGATGAAAAATACCTCTACGCTTCTGGCGGTAATGATAACTGGATCTACCGCTTTGATTTGAAGAACGACAAGTTAAATAAGCCCGACACGCTACGCCTTGGCAAACCCTGGCCTAATAAGGTTGGTCCAACCGGTATGGCCCTTAACAAAGCCAATAACAAGCTTTATGTAGTAACCAAAGAAGATAGCAGCCTGTACGTACTTAACCCGCAAACCGGGCAAATTATTAATCAGCTTAAATTAGCAGCCGAGAGCTATACCTGCCTGCTTTCTGCAGATGAAAAAACGCTGTATATATCTTTATGGGGCGGCGAGAAGGTGGCCATTTATGACACCCAGAGCCAGCGCATCATCAAAAGCATTAAAGCCGGCAGCCACCCCAATGAGCTGCTGCTAAACAAGAAGAACACTTTACTGTACGTAGCTAATGCAAATGATAACAGTGTATCGGTTATCAATACCCAAACACAAAAGGTTATTGAAACTATCTCGGCAGCTTTGTACCCTACCAAGCTAACCGGTGCCACTACCAACGGACTTGCTTTATCTGCCGACGGCAAAACCCTTTACATAGCCAACGCCGATAACAACTGTTTGGCTGTTTTTGATGTTACTAAGCCAGGTACCAGCCAAAGCCGTGGGTTTATTCCGGTGGGCTGGTATCCAACCAACGTAAAAGTATTGGGTAATAAACTTTTAGTAGCCAATGGTAAAGGTTTTGCCTCAATGGCTAATCCTAACGGCCCACAGCCTTTAAGCAAAACAGATAACAGCGGGCACCATATAGGCTCTATCAATAGCCGGGAGCAGTACATTGGCGGTCTATTTAAAGGCACCTTGTCGATGATTGACCGGCCCGGTCCTGAACAATTGAAAGCTTATACGCACCAGGTATATGCAAATACGCCTTTTGATAAGCAAAAAGAGGTAATGGCAGCTGGCGAAGCGGGCAACCCTGTTCCGCGCAAGCCTGGTGATAAATCGCCTATGAAGTATGTGTTCTACATTATTAAGGAGAACCGTACATATGATCAGGTTTTGGGCGATATGCCCAATGGCAATGGGGATACCTCCTTGTGCATATTTGGACAAAAGGTAACGCCTAACCACCATGCCATAGCCAGCAACTTTGTGCTGCTCGATAATTTTTATGTGAATGCCGAGGTAAGTGCCGATGGACACAACTGGAGCACCGCCGCTTATGCTACCGATTTTGTGGAAAAAAACTGGCCTACCAGCTATGGCAACCGGGGCGGCACTTATGATTTTGAGGGCTCGCGCCAGGCAGCTTACCCACGCGATGGCTTTATTTGGGATTACTGCAAGCGTGCCGGAATTAGCTATCGCACTTACGGTGAGTTTGGCGAATATGGTAAAGCTAACATTAAATCGCTTAGAGGCCATGTTGCTCCGCACTCGCCGGGCTTTAACATGGATATTAAGGATGTTTTGCGTGCCCGACTTTGGGCCCAGGATTTTGACTCCCTTTTAAACATCAATGCTGTACCACGCTTTAATACCATACGCATATCAAACGACCATACCAGCGGGCAAAAGAAGGGCAAGTACTCCCCTACCGCTGCTGTTGCTGATAATGATCAGGCTATTGGCATGATACTGGAGCACCTGTCTAAAAGCCCGGTATGGAAAGAGTCGGTGGTTTTTATATTGGAAGATGATGCTCAAAACGGCCCCGACCATGTAGATGCACACCGCTCGCCAGCATTTATAGCAGGCCCTTATGTAAAGCGAAATGCTGTGGTTAGCCAGATGTATTCTACCTCGGGCGTATTGCGTACTATTGAGTTGATATTGGGCTTACCCCCTATGAGCCAGTATGATGCTGCTGCAATTCCTTTATATGAGTGCTTTACTGCCAAGCCCGACTTCAGCTCTTACTTAAAAAAGCAGGCCTCTGTTGATTTGGAAAAACGCAATGTAGCTATTAACGAAAGCAGCAAGCGGTCGGAATTCTTCAACTTTGCCAAAGAGGACGCCATACCCGACCTGGAGCTTAACGAGGTGGTTTGGAAATACGTAAAAGGCGAAAAAGCTGTTATGCCGGCACCCAAACGAAGCGCCTTTGTAATACTCGAAGCCAAAAAGAAAGGTGACGACGATGATGATTAA